The Nitrosospira lacus genome window below encodes:
- the crcB gene encoding fluoride efflux transporter CrcB, with the protein MGIYAVAAVGAGAALGAWLRWWFGIILNPVFPTLPLGTLAANLTGGYLVGMALEYFHHNTLLPPEARLFAITGFLGGLTTFSTFSAETVTLLLREQYGWGFLIIFSHLAGSLVMTILGMMTVKWLAQA; encoded by the coding sequence ATGGGCATCTATGCGGTAGCGGCAGTGGGAGCGGGCGCAGCGCTGGGTGCATGGCTGCGCTGGTGGTTCGGCATCATCCTGAATCCGGTATTTCCTACCCTTCCCTTGGGCACTCTGGCCGCCAATCTGACTGGCGGCTATCTTGTCGGCATGGCGCTCGAATATTTTCATCACAACACGCTGCTGCCGCCCGAAGCGCGACTGTTCGCCATTACCGGCTTCCTCGGCGGGCTGACCACCTTTTCCACTTTTTCCGCTGAAACCGTCACGCTGTTGTTGCGCGAGCAATATGGCTGGGGGTTCCTCATCATTTTTTCACATCTGGCGGGTTCCCTGGTGATGACGATATTGGGAATGATGACGGTCAAGTGGCTGGCGCAAGCCTAG
- the atpD gene encoding F0F1 ATP synthase subunit beta, translating into MKTAGALPESGSVISVRGGIVDIRFENRVPPIHSLLRTGQQGKIIIEVLSQLDGRNVRGIALTPTQGLARGMPVTDTHGPLLAPVGNATLSRVFDVFGNPIDRGPVPANVEWRSVHHLSPPLARRSTHSEIFETGIKIIDVLMPLERGGKAGLLGGAGVGKTILLTEMIHNVARQHEGVSIFCGIGERCREGEELYRDMKAAGVLENMVMVFGQMNEPPGARFRVGHVALTMAEYFRDDEHRDVLLLVDNIFRFIQAGMEVSGLMGQMPSRLGYQPTMSTELAQLEERIANTDTGAITSIQAVYVPADDFTDPAAVHAFSHFSASIVLSRKRASEGLYPAIDPLQSNSKMATPGITGQRHYRIAHEIRHTLAQYAELKDIIAMLGLEQLSPEDRNVVARARRLERFFTQPFFTTEQFTGIKGKLVSLQDALDGCERILQDEFKDVPERALYMIGTIDEAKIKNNFVKARVKPQPGIPG; encoded by the coding sequence ATGAAGACTGCGGGTGCTCTCCCGGAATCCGGCTCGGTTATTTCTGTGCGGGGAGGCATCGTGGACATACGGTTTGAAAATCGCGTGCCGCCTATCCATTCGTTGTTGCGCACCGGGCAGCAAGGGAAAATTATTATCGAGGTGTTGTCCCAGCTCGACGGGCGCAACGTGCGGGGAATCGCGCTAACCCCCACGCAAGGTCTCGCGCGGGGCATGCCAGTCACGGACACGCATGGGCCACTGCTGGCGCCGGTGGGCAACGCCACGCTCTCGCGCGTGTTCGACGTGTTCGGCAACCCTATCGACCGGGGGCCGGTGCCCGCAAACGTGGAATGGCGTAGCGTCCATCATTTGTCTCCGCCTCTGGCGCGGCGCTCCACCCACTCCGAGATCTTTGAGACGGGCATCAAGATCATTGATGTTCTGATGCCCCTGGAACGGGGAGGCAAAGCGGGCCTGCTGGGCGGCGCGGGCGTGGGCAAGACGATATTGCTCACCGAAATGATCCACAATGTGGCCAGACAGCATGAGGGTGTCAGCATTTTTTGTGGCATAGGCGAACGCTGCCGCGAAGGAGAGGAACTCTATCGTGACATGAAGGCGGCCGGTGTACTGGAGAACATGGTGATGGTGTTCGGCCAGATGAATGAGCCTCCCGGTGCGAGGTTCCGCGTAGGACATGTTGCGCTGACCATGGCCGAGTATTTTCGTGATGACGAGCATCGTGATGTGTTGCTGCTGGTGGATAATATTTTCCGTTTCATCCAGGCGGGCATGGAAGTATCCGGGCTGATGGGTCAGATGCCGTCGCGCCTGGGATATCAGCCCACGATGAGCACGGAGCTCGCGCAATTGGAAGAACGCATCGCCAATACCGACACCGGCGCGATCACATCGATACAGGCGGTGTATGTCCCGGCGGATGATTTTACCGACCCCGCGGCGGTACACGCTTTTTCTCACTTTTCAGCGTCCATCGTGCTTTCGCGTAAACGCGCCAGCGAGGGGTTGTACCCGGCCATCGATCCGTTGCAGTCCAATTCCAAGATGGCGACGCCGGGCATTACCGGTCAACGGCATTACAGGATCGCGCACGAGATTCGGCATACACTCGCACAATACGCGGAACTCAAAGATATCATCGCCATGCTCGGGTTGGAGCAGCTATCCCCGGAGGACCGCAATGTGGTGGCTCGTGCGCGGCGGCTGGAGCGCTTCTTCACCCAGCCTTTCTTCACAACCGAGCAGTTTACCGGCATCAAGGGAAAGCTCGTCAGTCTCCAGGATGCGCTGGACGGCTGCGAACGCATTCTCCAGGACGAGTTCAAGGATGTTCCGGAGCGGGCGTTATATATGATCGGAACGATTGACGAGGCGAAAATAAAGAATAATTTCGTGAAAGCGCGGGTAAAGCCGCAACCCGGGATTCCGGGATAA
- a CDS encoding F0F1 ATP synthase subunit epsilon, whose translation MNLKILLPYRIFANKTGVVRIVAETGAGSFGLLPNRLDCVAALVPGILVFETGEEGETYAAIDEGILIKTGADVLVSVHNAIEGSDLASLREAVRNEFLKLDEQELSLRRIVAKMESGFIRRFAEFHHE comes from the coding sequence ATGAATCTTAAAATTCTTCTGCCTTATCGAATTTTCGCGAACAAGACCGGCGTGGTCCGTATCGTCGCCGAAACGGGTGCGGGATCGTTCGGACTCCTGCCCAATCGGCTCGACTGCGTGGCGGCGCTGGTGCCTGGTATTCTTGTTTTCGAGACGGGAGAAGAGGGCGAGACTTACGCGGCAATCGATGAAGGCATCCTGATAAAAACAGGTGCGGACGTGCTGGTTTCAGTTCATAACGCCATAGAGGGAAGCGATCTCGCCAGCTTGCGCGAGGCCGTGAGGAATGAGTTTCTAAAGCTTGATGAACAGGAGCTGAGCTTGCGCCGGATAGTGGCGAAGATGGAAAGCGGATTTATTCGCCGCTTCGCAGAATTTCATCATGAATGA
- a CDS encoding AtpZ/AtpI family protein, which yields MNEKAEEGKAGKKPPLDEHEPELSRRVGARAARKLRAQRVQRSGAQVVWSGLGMIGLVGWSVAVPTLLGAALGIWLDKSYPARFSWTLTMLLIGMIIGCLNAWHWVAKEDSVTHEEQEEQE from the coding sequence ATGAATGAAAAGGCGGAAGAGGGGAAAGCCGGGAAGAAGCCCCCCTTAGATGAGCATGAACCGGAATTGAGCCGGCGAGTAGGTGCCAGAGCGGCACGCAAGCTCAGGGCACAACGGGTGCAACGCAGTGGTGCGCAGGTGGTCTGGTCTGGATTGGGCATGATCGGGCTGGTGGGCTGGTCGGTAGCTGTGCCAACGCTGCTGGGCGCTGCATTGGGCATCTGGCTGGATAAGAGCTATCCAGCGCGTTTTTCATGGACTCTGACCATGCTGCTAATTGGCATGATTATCGGCTGCCTGAATGCCTGGCATTGGGTAGCCAAGGAAGATAGCGTAACCCATGAGGAGCAAGAGGAGCAGGAGTAA
- a CDS encoding ATP synthase subunit I, which produces MSETWVLSLAAGILLGVIFFGGLWWTVRSGISSRQPGLWFIGSMLLRISIVITGFYLLLGLPGASWKILLTGLLGFFIVRLIATRLVAAEKSNLDHLERKTGHAP; this is translated from the coding sequence ATGAGTGAAACGTGGGTGTTATCGCTGGCGGCGGGCATCCTGCTCGGAGTGATTTTCTTTGGCGGGCTATGGTGGACGGTGCGTAGTGGCATTTCATCCCGCCAGCCGGGGCTCTGGTTCATCGGCAGCATGTTGCTGCGTATCAGCATTGTCATCACGGGGTTCTATCTGCTACTTGGCTTGCCGGGTGCAAGCTGGAAAATACTGCTTACAGGTTTGCTGGGGTTTTTCATCGTGCGACTGATTGCGACGCGGCTTGTGGCTGCGGAGAAATCAAACCTCGACCATCTGGAACGGAAGACCGGCCATGCACCTTAG
- a CDS encoding F0F1 ATP synthase subunit A, which translates to MHLSPDNIIFWEYGFIKLNATIVYTWGLMLVLAAGSSVITRKLSIGLERARWQNLLEIIVIAIRNQIREVGLRQPQIYFPFLGTLFVFIAVATLLTVIPGYEPPTGSLSTTTALAICVFIAVPLYGIREQGLGRYLRSYLKPIPLMLPFNIIGEFSRTLALAIRLFGNMMSGTMILAILLTITPFIFPIVMSVLGLLTGMVQAYIFSILATVYIAAATSDHAVHANVNRGEADAGNQKIRQ; encoded by the coding sequence ATGCACCTTAGTCCCGACAACATTATCTTCTGGGAGTATGGATTCATAAAACTGAATGCCACGATTGTATATACCTGGGGGTTGATGCTGGTGCTGGCAGCGGGTTCAAGCGTCATTACCCGCAAACTCTCCATCGGGCTGGAACGCGCCCGCTGGCAGAATCTGCTCGAAATCATTGTTATAGCTATCCGCAATCAGATCAGGGAAGTAGGCTTGCGCCAGCCGCAGATATATTTCCCCTTTCTCGGCACGCTGTTTGTGTTTATCGCCGTGGCGACCCTGCTTACTGTCATTCCGGGGTACGAGCCGCCGACCGGGTCTCTCTCGACTACCACGGCGCTGGCGATTTGCGTGTTTATCGCTGTGCCGCTGTATGGTATCAGGGAGCAAGGGCTGGGCCGCTATCTGCGCTCCTACCTTAAGCCCATACCCCTCATGCTGCCATTCAATATCATCGGTGAGTTCTCGCGTACGCTGGCCCTGGCTATCCGGCTCTTCGGCAACATGATGAGCGGAACAATGATTCTCGCCATCCTGCTGACCATCACACCGTTTATTTTTCCGATTGTCATGAGTGTGCTCGGTCTGCTGACGGGCATGGTGCAAGCCTATATTTTCAGTATTCTGGCCACAGTCTACATTGCGGCCGCCACGTCTGATCATGCCGTCCACGCCAATGTCAATCGTGGCGAGGCGGATGCGGGAAATCAGAAGATCAGGCAATAG
- a CDS encoding F0F1 ATP synthase subunit C, which produces MDSMTLIAIVSILAAGLTISLGVIGPALGEGKAVATALTSLAQQPDAAGTITRTLFVGLAIIESLAIYCFVVAMILIFANPFWNHVIAQAAGK; this is translated from the coding sequence ATGGATAGCATGACCCTTATCGCGATCGTATCAATTCTCGCGGCCGGCCTCACAATCAGCCTCGGGGTGATTGGTCCGGCTCTGGGAGAGGGGAAGGCGGTTGCTACGGCGCTGACTTCACTGGCGCAGCAGCCCGACGCCGCCGGAACCATTACCCGGACATTATTCGTCGGATTGGCGATCATCGAATCGCTGGCTATTTACTGTTTCGTGGTTGCCATGATTCTTATTTTCGCAAATCCGTTCTGGAATCATGTCATTGCCCAAGCTGCCGGAAAATAA
- a CDS encoding ATP synthase B chain produces the protein MLIDWFTVVAQIINFLILVWLLKRFLYQPIFKALDAREKRIAAELAAAAARKSEAEKERDTFRQKNEELDRQRAALLSKASAEAQAERHWLIEAARTDADNLRARREEALKTEYQALSEALTRRTCMEVFAVARKVLADLASTTLEAHMTDAFIRRMRELSPEEKANLASTIKVLQPGSMPGTTAAGLGVMVRSAFDLSTTQQNAIKAVVEESLGVNIPVRFATEPDLVSGIELITHGHKVAWSIAGYLALLEKEIGKLLKNHVEPGPEAEGEAESAVEVGDERKPRGPAKIERLNTPNLKPSVRSR, from the coding sequence GTGCTGATCGACTGGTTTACCGTTGTTGCGCAAATCATCAATTTCCTCATCCTAGTATGGTTGTTGAAGCGCTTTTTGTACCAGCCCATCTTCAAGGCTCTGGACGCGCGGGAAAAGAGGATTGCCGCGGAGCTTGCAGCTGCTGCCGCAAGAAAATCAGAAGCGGAAAAGGAGCGCGATACTTTCCGGCAAAAGAATGAAGAGTTGGACCGGCAGCGGGCGGCACTTTTGAGTAAGGCCTCGGCCGAGGCGCAGGCCGAGCGCCACTGGTTGATCGAGGCCGCGCGGACGGATGCGGACAACCTGCGCGCTAGGCGGGAAGAGGCGTTGAAAACAGAGTACCAGGCCCTGAGCGAGGCACTCACCCGGCGAACATGCATGGAAGTGTTCGCTGTCGCGCGCAAGGTGCTGGCCGATCTCGCCAGTACCACTCTCGAGGCGCACATGACGGATGCGTTTATCAGACGCATGCGTGAGTTGAGTCCCGAGGAAAAGGCGAATCTGGCCTCGACAATCAAGGTGTTGCAGCCTGGATCGATGCCTGGAACGACGGCAGCGGGGCTTGGCGTTATGGTTCGCAGCGCATTCGATCTGTCCACGACGCAGCAAAACGCGATTAAAGCGGTGGTCGAGGAAAGCCTGGGTGTGAATATACCGGTTCGCTTTGCGACCGAGCCGGATCTGGTCAGTGGTATTGAATTGATTACACATGGACACAAGGTGGCGTGGAGCATCGCAGGTTATCTCGCGTTGCTGGAAAAGGAAATAGGCAAACTTCTGAAGAATCATGTCGAACCCGGGCCTGAAGCCGAAGGAGAAGCGGAGTCTGCAGTTGAAGTCGGCGATGAGCGCAAACCACGGGGACCTGCAAAAATTGAAAGATTAAACACCCCAAACCTGAAACCTTCCGTGCGTAGCCGATGA
- a CDS encoding alternate F1F0 ATPase, F1 subunit alpha, with product MTAATKNLQSVLDGAFAQIAQARQAWTPQLTLRETGVITSIASGIAKVSGLPGVGFDEVLKFPGDSYGIAFNVEEDEIGVILLDDYSQLHTGDEVERRDHVMDVPVSNGLIGRVVDPLGRPLDGKAPVIATRRLPIERAAPSIMDRAPVTVPLQTGIKVIDALVPVGRGQRELILGDRQTGKTAIALDTILNQRNKNVLCVYCAIGQHASGVANVVATLRKEGAMRYTVAVVTEGNDPPGLIHIAPYAATSIAEYFMEQGHDVLIVYDDLTHHARAYRELSLLLRRPPGREAYPGDIFYIHSRLLERATHLREELGGGSLTALPIIETEAQDISAYIPTNLISITDGQIYLSPSLFELGVLPAIDVGKSVSRVGGKAQRGVYRAVAGDLKLDYAQFEELENFARFGARLDADTRRIIEHGRRIRACLKQPESAPVSVLEQIVILLALTARLFDDVPLDRMAEAELAVREAAMNIPSEVSARVETAMNLNDEDRKSILRIARKALTDFWCAPESKPETGSGIGVGIDPEQEKQ from the coding sequence ATGACCGCAGCAACCAAAAATCTCCAGAGCGTGCTGGACGGCGCATTCGCGCAGATAGCGCAAGCGCGGCAAGCCTGGACGCCGCAACTCACGCTGCGCGAGACAGGCGTGATCACAAGCATTGCCTCCGGCATCGCGAAAGTATCCGGCCTTCCCGGTGTGGGCTTCGACGAGGTGCTGAAGTTTCCGGGTGATTCATATGGCATCGCATTCAATGTCGAAGAAGATGAAATCGGCGTAATTCTGCTCGACGACTACTCGCAACTGCATACCGGCGATGAGGTGGAACGCAGAGATCATGTCATGGACGTGCCGGTGAGCAACGGGTTGATCGGAAGAGTCGTTGACCCGCTGGGACGGCCGCTGGATGGCAAGGCGCCGGTCATTGCCACCCGCCGTCTGCCCATCGAACGCGCCGCTCCATCCATCATGGATCGCGCGCCTGTCACGGTGCCCTTGCAAACCGGCATCAAGGTTATTGATGCGCTCGTTCCGGTTGGCCGCGGCCAGCGCGAATTGATACTTGGTGACCGGCAGACGGGCAAGACTGCCATCGCGCTCGATACGATACTTAATCAACGCAACAAAAATGTGCTGTGCGTTTATTGCGCTATCGGCCAGCATGCGTCCGGCGTGGCCAATGTAGTCGCCACGCTGCGCAAAGAGGGTGCGATGAGGTACACGGTGGCCGTCGTGACGGAAGGCAATGATCCTCCCGGCCTCATCCACATTGCCCCGTATGCCGCGACCAGCATCGCCGAGTATTTTATGGAGCAGGGTCACGACGTTCTGATCGTATATGATGATCTCACGCACCATGCGCGCGCCTACCGCGAGCTGTCTCTTTTGCTGCGCCGCCCGCCAGGGCGCGAGGCCTATCCCGGTGACATTTTTTACATTCACTCGCGGCTGCTGGAGCGCGCAACGCATTTGCGTGAAGAACTCGGTGGCGGCTCGCTAACGGCCCTGCCCATCATCGAGACAGAAGCGCAGGATATTTCCGCCTATATTCCGACCAACCTGATTTCCATCACCGATGGACAGATCTACCTTTCCCCGTCATTGTTCGAATTGGGTGTATTGCCCGCGATCGACGTCGGCAAATCCGTTTCGCGCGTCGGCGGCAAGGCGCAGCGCGGCGTTTACCGTGCGGTGGCGGGGGATCTGAAGCTCGATTATGCCCAGTTCGAAGAGCTGGAAAACTTCGCGCGCTTCGGGGCGCGGCTGGATGCGGATACCCGTAGGATTATCGAGCATGGCCGGCGCATCCGCGCCTGCCTCAAGCAGCCTGAATCCGCACCGGTTTCCGTGCTTGAACAGATTGTCATACTGCTGGCGCTGACTGCCAGGCTGTTTGACGACGTGCCGCTCGATCGCATGGCGGAGGCCGAGCTGGCTGTACGGGAAGCAGCAATGAATATTCCATCGGAGGTAAGCGCGCGCGTCGAAACCGCCATGAATCTGAATGACGAAGATCGTAAATCCATACTACGGATCGCCCGCAAGGCGCTGACTGATTTTTGGTGTGCGCCGGAATCGAAACCAGAGACCGGTTCGGGGATCGGCGTCGGGATCGATCCTGAGCAGGAAAAGCAATGA
- a CDS encoding F0F1 ATP synthase subunit gamma, whose product MSDTTASLRRKIEGARDLRAVVSTMKALAAASVGQYEKSVRALDDYYRTVQLGLSVCFRSNVPARSKVGGIKPMATRKKDADMTGAIVFGSDQGLVGQFNDVVADYTVQTLAALPGKKKVWAVGERVHDRLAFTGVPLAGLFTVPLSVKAITPLVGNVLLQLLVREQVDGDVQWRKEGKNEVTQLYLFYNNSRAGAVYVPVHQRLLPLDAIWRRDLANLSWPTKNLPEVMGSSPATLQALIREYLFVSLFRACAESLASENASRLAAMERAEKNIDQLSADLHQTFYRLRQSTIDEELFDVISGMEALAGAEQARHPADRGMDD is encoded by the coding sequence ATGAGCGATACCACCGCGAGTCTGCGGCGAAAAATCGAAGGAGCCAGAGATCTGCGTGCGGTAGTTAGCACCATGAAAGCGCTGGCCGCGGCGAGTGTCGGGCAATACGAAAAATCAGTACGCGCACTGGACGATTATTATCGAACCGTGCAACTTGGCTTGAGCGTCTGCTTCCGCTCAAATGTACCCGCGAGATCGAAGGTCGGCGGGATAAAACCCATGGCCACGCGGAAAAAAGATGCCGATATGACAGGCGCTATCGTATTCGGTTCGGATCAGGGGCTGGTGGGTCAATTCAACGATGTGGTGGCGGATTACACCGTCCAGACTCTGGCGGCTCTGCCGGGTAAGAAAAAGGTCTGGGCGGTGGGCGAGCGTGTACATGACCGGCTGGCATTCACCGGTGTCCCGCTGGCGGGACTTTTCACGGTTCCACTGTCGGTAAAGGCCATTACTCCGCTTGTGGGAAATGTGCTGTTGCAACTGCTGGTACGGGAGCAGGTAGATGGCGATGTGCAGTGGAGAAAGGAGGGCAAGAACGAAGTTACGCAGCTTTATCTTTTTTATAATAACTCCAGGGCGGGAGCGGTGTATGTGCCTGTCCATCAGCGTCTGCTGCCGCTGGATGCAATTTGGCGGCGCGATCTGGCCAACCTTTCCTGGCCGACGAAGAATCTGCCGGAGGTAATGGGTAGTAGTCCCGCAACGCTACAGGCGCTCATTCGGGAGTACCTGTTCGTCTCGCTTTTCCGAGCATGTGCCGAATCCCTTGCAAGCGAGAATGCGAGCCGCCTGGCGGCAATGGAACGAGCTGAAAAAAACATCGACCAATTGAGCGCGGATCTGCATCAGACGTTCTATCGCCTGCGCCAAAGCACGATCGACGAGGAATTATTCGATGTCATATCGGGTATGGAAGCGCTGGCAGGCGCAGAGCAGGCAAGGCATCCGGCGGATAGGGGGATGGATGATTGA